TGAACAATCCTATTTACTGCACTCATTTCCCCAGTGCCttattctcccacattcccatctatTCTGCTACCAGTGCAAATTAGGTGTCATTTGCAGGAGCCGATTTTAAATTGGCAACCAGCATCTCTGGTGTCATAGAGAGAAATAGCCACACACACAGCTTTACAAGTCACAATCTAACCcctgtctctggagctgtgaggcagtggttctactaGCTGCCTATTTGCAGGGCTGTGTAACACACTTAGTTTATCAGTATCACCTCAATGCCTCCATATCCTCCTCTCACAATCCTATCCAGTTTGGTGTCAATAGCAAACAGTAATATCTGACCCCCTTTGCAAAATCATTGATACAGAGATTATGAATAGCTGCTTTCTGTCTGATAATTAATTCTAATTATGTGCCAGTCCATTGCACCCTATTTCATATACTCAGCAGTTACCCTGCCTTCTGCATGCATCCACACCTACCCCCTTATCTATGCTCAAAGAATCCCAACAAATtaatcaaacatgatttcctttttgtaaatccatgctaactttccTCAGTCCTTATTCTTTGCAAGGAGTTCTCGTTATACATTCCAGCAGTTTTTCTTGCCATTGACATAAAATTAACGGGTCAACTGCAACAAAGGGTCTACGACCCAAAGCCCTGATTCTGTCTCCCTTCCCACAGATGCACCTTCATCTGCTGAGTGTtcccagtgttttctgtttttttgtttttaatccatAGTTGTGTTTTCTATTTAATTTGTTTCTTAAATAAATGTGGGCTCACATTTACCACCCTCAGCAGTAGCAATTCCATAATTCATAGAATTTATCGAAGACAATAACCAAAGCAGCCACCGTTTATTTCTAATGCCACCTCGGTGACATCTTTGAGATGTAAATCGTGTGAGGGGGTGCagagtgagaggaggggagatggTAGAAGAGGAAGTGGAGTGAGCGAAGGGGGCGGGTAGGAGGGACAGGGTGAGAGGAGGGGCGGAAAGCAGGGGAGGTGGTgcgagaggagaggaaggggggtgagaggagagggtgggtatGAGGGGACCGGGAGACAGGAGGGAGCGGAAAGGAAGGGAGATGGCACTGGAGGatggggaatgaggagggagcagGTATGGGGAGAGTTgggtgagaggagggaggagaaaggaggggaggtattgtaataataataataataataataaatactttattgatcccctcagggaaattcagatgtccagaagctcccaatcaacaaacccacagattcaaaacgaacgcagacagaaaatacataaaatacaatgtggacactacctgagagcaataaatacttaaaaagaccaataattaacagttaaaaattaataattgcaaaatgcatccccctacagcctagcggtccgaattataaaatctaatggctgcaggggtgaaggatctcctgaaccgctccgttctacagggcagggagaggagccggttgttgttccgagtgctcttttgactctccagaattatatggaggggatgcccggggtttttcaggatgacctgcaccttgtgcctcatacgcctctcaagcacctccatcccagagtctactctcccctccagcactgagccagctcgattaaccagtttgaccagcttcctattgttttttgcactaatgctgttgccccagcagacaacagcgtagaaaataacgcttgcaaccactgtgttgtaaaacatgtgcagcatatccttacacacattgaaggatttgagcggaAAGGAAAAGtgtgagaggagaagagaggaaggaaaggggaaggagagggtagGAGGGAAGGTGAtgtgagaggaggataagaggggagGGAAATGAGAGGAATGACAGGGTGTGGGTTCTAACGTAACACCAATGAATCCTCTGTCTGTGCAGGTGGTATTGCAGGTGGAATTGAAATCTGCATCACATTCCCAACAGAGTACGTAAAAACACAGCTGCAGCTCGATGAACGTGCAAATCACCCTCGCTACAAGGGCATTGGTAAGAACTACTGGGGCAAGGGCAGTTGCTGCACATTGCCAGGGTTAGTCACAGTTTCACCGGAGATGTGGAGGAGCTGCTTTGCTCtcatcactctgacagtgggCTTCACCATGTGGCATTCGCCCACCCTGTGGTATATCCGTGGTTGCAGTCTCTGCGGAGATTCCCACCACCAGGTGTCCATACCGTGGCTTGCAAATAATAGCCACGTTCACATACGGGGTAAGGTGGTCCCAACGTCCCAACCTGGGATGTCTTCTTGGTAGATTCGCTCTGAGCACTTGCTCACTGCACCTGGTGGCATTATCCTTCCCCAGGGCCACCTCTCTGATCGGGAACATTTCTGTTTGGAATGGAGAAAGTGCGGCTTAACAGCAGTACTATAAttgaaggacattcctttaggaaggagatgaggaggaatttctttagtcagagggtggtgaatctgtggaattctttgccacagaaggttgtggaggccgtcaatggatatttttgaggcagagatagaatctcgattagtacgggtgtcaggggttatggggagaaggaaagcgaatgggttaggagggagagatagatcagccataattgaatggcagctgattggcttaattctgctcatcacttatgacctatagCCCATTACTTCAGTAAATCACCGAGACAGGTATCCGACATGTTACCTGATTCatccgagggagggagggagggaggaatgggGGGGTTTGTCAAACTGGGGGTTGAGCGGGAGGGATCAAGGAGCCCCACTAATGAGCTGCTTCCTCGGCAGGTGACTGTGTTCGGGTGACGGTTCGGGACCATGGGTTCAAAGGACTATACCGAGGCCTCAGCACCCAGGTGTATGGCTCCATTCCTAAATCCGCCATCAGGTAGAAAACAAAGCCGATCCGAGCAGAAAAAGTGTGAAATGGAAAACCGCAATTAGTAGAGCAGAGATTAATAAGAGGATGTTTATAAGAACCTGCTCTGAGAAGattattagccacaagggctgcaTGGGTCTTCTGTGGTGGACCCTGCATGGTATAGTCCATGCCGATATTACATGGAGGAATCCCTCAGTGGAGCAGTTCTTACTGAGGTCTTGTGGTTGAAGACATCTaggggtgggtggatgggtggttGTGCACATTTGTCCCTGAGTAATTTCATCATCAGTCCCTTACCTGACACTTACTGCCAGGTTGTTTATCCCTGAATGCAGGTTCAATGTATTGCAATCATCGTGTTACACGCACTTTGAAGTAGCTGGCTCTTGTATTGGGACTGAAACCCTAGTCTTGTTTTCACTCCAGCAGGGAAAATTGTTTACATCTACGCAACCAAGACCATTCTTCATTTAAATTAAAAACTTGAAGGAACAAAAGCCATGTTTTGTACCTTGACATCATAACtcacggcatggtggtgcagcggtagagttgttgccttacaacgcctgagacccgggttcgatcctgactatgggtgctgtcagtacggagtttgtacgttctccctgtgagcacgtgggttttctccaggtgctccggtttcctaccacactctaaagacatacaggtttgcaggttaattggcttcggtaaaagttataaattgtctctagtgtgtaggatagtgctagtgtacggggatcgctggtcggcgtggactcggtgggacgaagggcctgtttctgcgctgtatctctaaactaaacagaaaaaaCTCAACCCTTTACAAAGGACATCTTGCTACTTTACCCCAGTATTCAGGATTCCTTAAAACAGGTGCACTGGGTCACCTATAGGAAACTCTGGGAACCTCAGTGCTGGGTAAGCCTGAATAGGAAGACAAGaggcacaagggactgcagatgctgcaatcttgagcacaaTATAaactgcggatcaggcagcatctgtgaagggaaatggacctgaaacgtcatctgtccatttcttccacagatgctgactgacccattgagttcctccagcacttgtttttgCATAGGAAGAATAGAGATGACTCAATGGCGGTGGGAAAAAGGATATTATTACAAAGATCTCCATGTGAGAAACAAAAGGAAAGAGTTTGTCCTTCCAAAGCATCATCCACGTCCTCATAGGATCTCAAGAATGTTCTCAAAGGTATCAGTGTAggaataggcacaaaatactggagtaactcagtgggttaggcagcatctgtggaggaaaatgggaggtgacatttcgggtggggacccttcttcagactgaagtaggtgacgttttggatcgggatcctgtctattttctccagagatgctgcctgatctgctgtgttactccagcattttgtgtctatcaattgtagaaactagcatctacagttcatttttattatagGGAGCTGTGGCAGCTATTTTGTGCAGGACAAGCTCCCACAGCCAGCAGCGAGATGTGAAGCATTGCCATTGGGACGGGTGCTGCTTGACTGATGATTTCCTTGCACCTTTGTCCTGCCCTGTTTGCCCGCAGGTTTGGGATGTTTGAGTTCCTGAAGAACCGTCTGGTCAATGAGAACGGGATTCTGACTAACCAGAGAAGCCTGCTGTGTGGCCTGGGAGCTGGGGTGGCAGAAGCTGTGTTGGTGGTCTGTCCCATCGAGACGATAAAGGTAACGCTCCATCCTCACGCACAGCACCAGTTGCTGCTCTTAACAGCAAATGCTGCAAGCACAAATCAGGTCAAACAGCATGTATGGCCAGACaaacaaatgtctgaagaagggtcgcaacccaaaaccttgttcgtccatttccctcctcggatgctgcctgacccactgagttctttaaGCATATTGTTTTTTAATTAATGTTTCCGGACGatgttaccagaatgctgcttggattagaatgTGTTATctacaaggagaagttggacaaacttggattgttttctctggaatggcagAGTTTGAGGCGAGacccaaaaaaaaaatgaaatgatgtgaggcatagatggtgtagactgtcagaaccgttttccccagggtgaaaacgacaaagactagagggcatagctctgaggtgagaggggggagagttgaAAGCAGATGTACGGGTAGTAGTGGGTGCCTGCAAGGTCTGCCAAGAgtagtgatggaagcagatacaatagtgatgtaAAAGGTTGCAggttatgttgcagctgtacaaaacGCAGATTAGGTCACGTTTATAGATTTGTGTGTGGTTCTGGTCACGACACTATTTGAAAAATATGGAAGCATTGGAGAGAAAGCAGAAAAGGTTCATCATTGCATTGCCTGGATTGGAGTGTATTTTCCTTTATTTGATGGGAGTCATCAGCATTATTTGCTGATGAGGAGAACGTTCCTGGAACTTCCTCTACATTACTCTAAAATCCCTTCTCTGGGTTAGTGTCGGGCTTAAAACGAGGCTAAAATGACCTTGCACAGAGAAGCAGATGCCTGGAACACTCTGCAagaggaagcagatacaatagtaatgTTCAATAGGGATTtgtacagacacatgaacaggcagagaacagaggggtatggatcatgcacaggcagatggATTGAGTTAGATTGGCATCGTGGTCTTCTCAGAAGCGGTCGGacagagggcctgttcctgtgttgtactggaaTGGATTTGATAACAATTTTGGAGTTGCCCCTTAATGAGCGGAACGCTGCAGGTTCCAAGGAGCAAGGTGGTGGGAAAACTGAAAGGATTAGTGCAGAATTAGCAATGTGAGGAAGGTATAGATTGAGAAAGGGTAAGAGGCCAGAAAGGTGGGTTTAGCTGGAGCGGGAATTCTGTATAAGGGCTCCACAGCCTGGCCTGAGGAGTTCCAGCCAACTAAACAAGCACAGAATCTAAGGTGGCAAAAGAAAGGTTCAATGTCATGTCAGACTTGGACTTCATCGTGCTAAAGATGGAAGGATTGAAGCTGAGGACTCTGCAGGGGGACTGATTAATCAGGATCACAGAGGGGAAGATCCAAAGGGATTGTGTAAAACCACTGGGGCAAGGGATGGGGGTAAAAGGGAAGTGAAAAGGTTTGGTACTGTTATTTGTTTTTGATTGTGTCCTTTCAGGTGAAATTTATTCATGACCAATCCTCACTTAATCCCAAATACCATGGGTTTTACCACGGGATCAGGGAGATTATTCGAGAACAAGGTAGGCGAGAGGGCGAGAGGGCGAGTTGTGTGAAGGGCCCAGAGCTGGTTCCTGATTCTCTCTCCCAGCTATCTCCTCCcacctgccaatcaccccctcacccgtatccacctatcacttgccaggcattgtccCGCCCCTACCTCACTCTGCCAACCTGCTCAACTTTAAAGAAGGTAGACCCTCCCCACCAGCTTCACACTAACCAGCTTCACAGTTGGCAACTATGAATCCCTCACTCCTGTATctatccaacaatctgcctatcagggaacctcacCAGAGATCATCTTTTGCCGCACATGATTTGTCCGGCCTCcttccacttcccccccccccccccccccccccccactacaatcagactgaagaagggtcccaacctgaaatgtcacacggccatgttttcctgagatgctgcctgacccgctgagttactccgacattttgtgtgtatctcgaGTAATCTGTCTCATGTTTGGTCCTCCAGGATTAGGAGGCACGTACCAGGGTGTGACGGCCACAGTCCTCAAGCAAGGCTCCAACCAAGCAATCCGCTTCTTTGTGATGACCACGCTGCGAAACTGGTATAAGGGTGAGTGGCCCGGGCCCAGATCCCGTGTTCCTTTGTACGCTGGGAGTTTGCTGGAGAAGAGTGGGGGAAAGTGATGAATATATTCCTCAGCTGCAGAGAGCAGGTTGCTGGATCTTTATTCCCATTACATCCATGCAGTGGGTTGGTGCAAGGCCTTATACGGAGACTGGTGGATGCTAGAGAGAGGCACATGAACAGGGCAAGGAAAGGAGACACGAggctgactttagactttagagatacagagtggaaacaggccctttggcccaccgagtccgcgctgaccagtgacccctgtacactatcctacgcacaatttacaatctttaccgaagcccattaatctacaaacctgtacgtctttggagtgtgggaggaaactgcagcacccggggaaaacccatgcggtcacagtgagaacggacaatctccgtacagacagcacctgtagtcaggatcgaaccgaggtcgccggcgctgtgaggcagctactcatcCGTTGCAACACCATGCCGCCACCTGGATCTTTGTCGGATCTTTGTACCCACTACATTGTTCCCGAATCCTTGCAGTGGGTTGGTGCAACTGTttgtacagagagtggtgggtgccacaGAGGCCTTGAACAGGGCAAGGAAAGGAGAAGCATGGAGACACGAGactccttagactttagagatacagcatggaaacaggcccttcggcccaccaattcctggccgaccagcaatcaccctgtacacaagcactttcctacccactagggacaaatctACCAATGCCTATTAGCCTACTAACCTGTAcctttttggagcgtgggaggaaaccggagcatccagagaaaacccacatggtcacatggagggggtggaagattgtaacctttacgtggtccgccctgtttcgacgaatgcaatcaacccggcgtgcacaatcaagtaagatcaaatagaacaagttgtcctacagctttaggctgtgcacgtcatacaccagaagaagaagaagtcacatggagaacgtgcaaactccgcacagacagcacctgtagtcaggatcgaacccaggtctctgttgttaaaaggcagcaagtctaccgccgtGCCGAGCCAAGGTGCAGGtggtgggatcttgagcaaaacacaaagtgctgtacacatTCAGCGGGGAGCATCAACTAGGGAGGGTATTTactggcaacatttcaggccgggccccttcttcagactgattgcagtacaGGCGATGAAAGCTGTAAAAGAGAGTTGGGGGTGGAGTGGAGGAATATTGATCATGTGCAGTCAGATGGGATTGGATTCATTTGGCGATATGGTtagcacagatgttgtgggccaaagggcctgttctaaaACCAGGAGTCGCTCAAGATATTAGTCACCAGGCATATGACAGATAAAATAACGATGTGAATATTTAATGATCCACACTAACTTGAGAAATTgtatagtttagattagagatacatcgAGGAAACCGGCCCACCGACCCACCGGCCCACCGGCCCACCGGCCCACCGGCCCACTGGCCCACCGGCCCACCGGCCCACCGGCCCACCGGCCCACCAAGTTggtgccagccagcgatccccgcacactcacactatcctacacacaccagggacaatttacaattataccaagccaattagctacaaactgtacatctttggagtcctcataataatcataatcatactttattagccaagtatgttttgcataaTACAAGGagcttcatttgccatacagtcataccactaaaaagcaacaggacacacaaaatacattttaacataaacatccaccacagtgactcctccacattcctcactgtgatgaaaggcgaaagaaaaagtgtgggagaaaaccagagatcccggggaaagatcacggggagaacggtcgGTGCAGATAAAACTGCATTGGACGTCAGTCAGGAGGGGAGTTCCCAGCCACCGGGTCTCctttcctgcggttgctggcgggcgGGAGGGCCAGGAACGAGAGTTGTCTGGAGCAGGACAGTGATGTGTTCTATGTTTGCAGGTGACGACCCCCATAAATCCATCCACCCGGTCATCACCGCTATGTTTGGAGTGAGTGCCGGGGCAGCCAGTGTCTTTGGGAACACGCCCATGGACGTGCTGAAGACACGGATGCAGGTGGGAAAGGACATACTGTGGTGAGGCCTGTCAGGGTCCAGTGTCTGCTGGACATTAGACTGCTTATAGAGAGAGTTGTGGTGCCAATGACTCCCCTGCCCAGCAAGAATATTGAACAGTAAATACTCACATTTCAAGTAAAttctctccctgcctctcacTCTTTCTTGTGGTTCACCCGGTGTACACCCATTCCCCATCCCAGCCACCTGCTCTTTCCTACATTAGTCTGCCATCCTCATTTCcctatttcccttttatccccacTCTTTCCTACCTCCCTCCCAGTCCTCTTCCACCTATAATCAACCCCCCACCCCGGGCcggacatttcactcctcttttctcCTTAACTGATACCCTTTTCATCCCCTTTTCCCCTCatgtactccacccatctgccaattaaatcCCACTCACTTATCCACCGATCGCTTACCAGGCTTTGGCCCGATCCCACCTCTACTCCATCTTTCTCCCCACTCATACAATCAgttccgaccagaaacgttgtctgtccattccctccacagacttgACCCGCTGGCTTCCTCCTTGTGTCTTGCTCAGggttccaccatttgcagttccttatgtccacCCATTGAGAAGACCAGGTCTAAGATGTGGTTCCACAATAGCACTTTAATCCCCACTGAGTGGCGCCCAATACCCAGTGCCACCTGGAAGAGGAAGAGGGTGTCTTGAGCAAAGGCTACAAAGGAAATCTTCTTGTGTCCCGCCTCTGAACTGCCCCTTCCTGCACACCCTCCAAATCAGCCAGCTTGCAGATTTTGGCACAAAGGCAAGGTTGGAGTCTAACACTGAACTTTAAACCCGTGGCTTCCCATCTGACATTCTGGCTACAGACAGCCAACAGGCTCACTGGGAGGGGCTATTTGGTGTCCCCCTGTGAGTTACCCACACTGGGTACAGTGATGGCAcaatgatgcagcagtagagttgctgccttacagcgccagacacccaggttcaatcctgactacgggtgctgtctgtatggagtttgcacgttctccctatgaccacgagggttttctccgggtgctccggtttcctcccacattccaaagacgtgcaggtgtgtaggttaattggcttgtgtaaagggTCCGGAGtgcgtaggatggaactagtgtaccggtgatcgctggttggcatggactgggtgggccgaagagcctgtttccacgctgtatttctaaaataaacGAAGTGGAGCCTATTCGTACAACGGACTACAAGATCTCAAAGTGGATTTGGTCAAGGATTGAGCTCCCGCTATTGGAGGTAATTCCACAGGCTTCCCTTCAAGTTGTCATTTTCCTGCCTCCACTCCTCCCCAGAAATCTGTTCCGGGTTTTCATGGTGCTGGGCCGTGAATAAGATCCTGTCAGCAGCCCCTGCTGTACTTGGATGCCATGTGTTTGACTGTAGTGTAGTTCGCAGTCCTCCACCGCCACCTGATTGTTCATACACCCCTCTCAGGTGCCCCGCAGTGTGGTGAAACACCCACTGTAGTCTCTGGGTCTGGTGCCAGGGAGCATCTTTACAGTTGATCCCCTGCCTAGTGTCACAATGACCTGAGATGGATACCGTGCTTATTATGCCTTCATTTTTAAGTTTACATGCCTGTTTTTGAAACCCATCCAAGAACTTGTCTGTTCCTATTTCTGGAACCTCCTGCAGATATATTGCTCTCCCAGCTCTCCACATGCCTCCTGATTAGCCTCATTTCTCACCGCTCCACCACTGACAGCTCCTGCCTTCAGTCATCTCAGCCCCAGGCCTCTCCTAAACCCTTCCTTCGCTCAGCAAAACACaacgtgccggaggaactcagcagctcaggcagtgtCTGGGCACGTAacatccattccctccgcagatgccacctgacccgctgagttcctccagcactttgtgttttgccccagATTCTGATCTctgaagtctcttgtgtctcccctTCCTTCTCCAGATTTTGAGATCTCAAATCCAGGCCCTTTAACCAACCTTTGGTTCATTGTTGAAATATTTCCATGTTAGGCTCGGTGACTCGTTCTCATCTAATAGTGAGGCACTTCACTTTGTTACAATTACCATATAAATGAAACTAGTTTTGAGTGGATCCTTATACAGCGTATCATCTTCCGACGCAAGGGAACTGCAGCATTGTTAATGTTACTGGATTAAATCCAAATGATCGCCTATTGACCTGATGATTTCCAACGGGATTGTATTAAATCACACTGCAAACGTAAGGCAGAATACTTCAATTTATTACACagtgcctccataatgtttgggacaaagacccatcatttatttatttgcctctgtactccacaatttgagatttgtaatagaaaaaaaatcacatgtagttaaagtgcatgttgtcagatttgaataaaggccattttttatacattttggtttcaccatgttgaaattacatcagtgtttatacatagtccccaatttcagggcaccataatgtttgggacaccacaatgtcatgtaaatgaaagtagtcatgtttagtattttgctgcatatcatttgcatacaatgactgcttgaagtctgcgattaatggacatcaccagtagctgggtatcttctctggtgatgctctgacaggcctgtattgcagccatctttagcttattgcttgttttgggggctagtccctttcagttttctcttcagcatataaaagacatgctcagatcaggtgattgactttccaattgaccattttttagctttgaaaaactcctttgttgctttagcagtatgtttgggatcattgtcttgctgtagaatgaaccgcaggccaatgagttttgaggcatctgTTTGAACttcagcagataggatgtgtctatacacttcagaattcattatgttactaccatcagttgtatcatcaatgaagataattgagccagtaccttcaggtttggctgatgtctctaacagttttattatggtttctcagtctcacaatggcttctttgactttcattggcacaactttggtcctcatgttgctaaacagcaatacaagtttccaaaggtgatggaaagactagatgctgagagctctcttatacctgcattaaggaggcaattaaacacacctgagcaattacaaacgcctgtgaagccatgtgtcccaaacattatggtgccgtgaaatgggggggcgggggggggggggggggggtatgtataaacacagctgtaagttctacatggtaaaaccaaaatgtataaaaacagcctttaataaaatctgacaaagtgcaatttaaccacatgtgattgttttctattacatatctcaaattgtggagtacagaggcaaataaataaatgatggtctttgtcccaaccgttatggagggcactgtaattcaAAACTAATGTCGCCGGGGTCATTGAAGCAGCGTGATTGTCATTAAAACCACATCTGGTTCACTTCTTCAGAGAATAACATGTGTCTATGCTCCCTGTGGATGACTTAATGCCTCTGTAATGACCCGACATTCAGTAAACATTGGCATCGATTCTGTGACCAAAGATTTCTCCGCCTGTAACTTATAATGCAGCATCGTGAGATGGATTCAGAGATGGCAGGTGTACCAGCTGGATTATTTAAACCAtccagaagataaacacaaacagctggagtaactcagcgggacagacagcatctctggagagaaggaataggtgacgttccaggtcgagacccttcttcagacccgaaatgtcacccattccttctctccagagatgctgcctgttccactgagttactccagctttttgtgtctatcttcggtttaaaccagcatctgcagttccttcctacacatttaaaccATCCCAACAATCTTGAGAGGCGTTCACCCATTATATGGTCCTCAGCACCGGCCCTCCTCACCCATTTTAGACAGACACTGCTCTGAAGGAGTGCTGCAATGTTGTTCCTTTCAGATGAGGCATTATTAATCCATGTACTT
Above is a genomic segment from Amblyraja radiata isolate CabotCenter1 chromosome 28, sAmbRad1.1.pri, whole genome shotgun sequence containing:
- the slc25a1 gene encoding tricarboxylate transport protein, mitochondrial produces the protein MPAAPSDTCSAVCPERRLHPPIHRRSASLGWRPLTSARRLHSSALTSPQVMSPTVGGSGSPALVAPGRAAGAAEGPGPALGTTSQAAAPRRQTHPAKAILAGGIAGGIEICITFPTEYVKTQLQLDERANHPRYKGIGDCVRVTVRDHGFKGLYRGLSTQVYGSIPKSAIRFGMFEFLKNRLVNENGILTNQRSLLCGLGAGVAEAVLVVCPIETIKVKFIHDQSSLNPKYHGFYHGIREIIREQGLGGTYQGVTATVLKQGSNQAIRFFVMTTLRNWYKGDDPHKSIHPVITAMFGVSAGAASVFGNTPMDVLKTRMQSLDAYKYKNTAHCAYQIFTKEGPRAFYKGTIPRLGRVCLDVAIVFVIYDELIKLLHRAW